One genomic segment of Ricinus communis isolate WT05 ecotype wild-type chromosome 5, ASM1957865v1, whole genome shotgun sequence includes these proteins:
- the LOC125370009 gene encoding uncharacterized protein LOC125370009, which yields MSIQLADKSVVYPRGIIEDLLVKVQEFTFLMDFVVMDIDETVDFSLILGRPFLITARSIIDVHDGKLILKVGEEQVNFQIPNTMKHQLVLDDMDVSNNRIKHETVNCISSIIAKDPLELCLV from the coding sequence ATGAGCATTCAATTGGCTGATAAATCTGTTGTATACCCTAGGGGTATCATTGAGGACTTGTTAGTAAAGGTTCAAGAGTTTACTTTTCTTATGGATTTTGTAGTTATGGATATAGATGAAACTGTTGACTTTTCCCTCATTTTAGGAAGACCCTTTCTTATTACAGCTAGGTCCATCATTGATGTTCATGATGGTAAGCTTATTCTCAAGGTAGGGGAAGAGCAAGTGAATTTTCAGATCCCTAACACCATGAAACATCAGCTTGTACTTGATGACATGGATGTTAGTAATAATAGAATTAAGCATGAGACTGTGAATTgtatttcatctattattgCTAAAGATCCTTTAGAGTTATGTTTGGTATAG